CATCGCGACCAACACGACCATCGCCCGGGACGGCCTTGCCACGCCGCGCGACCAGGTCGAGGCCTGCGGCGCCGGCGGACTGTCCGGCCCGGTGCTGCGGCCCCGCGCGCTGGAGGTGCTGCGGATCCTGCGCGCCCGGGTCGGCCCGGAGATGACGCTCATCGGCGTCGGCGGGATCACCACCGCGCGCGACGCCCGCGAGTTCCTCGACGCCGGCGCGACCCTGCTGCAGGGCTACACCGGCTTCATCTACCAGGGTCCGTTCTGGGCCCGCCGGATCAACCGCGGCCTCGGCCGCGCCAGCGCGGACGGGCCCGCCGGAACCCCGTCGGCGCACCGGAACCAGACCGGCCACGGGAGGACGCAGTGACCCACACGCCGACGACGCAGGCGGGCGGCGGGAGCGGTGCCGCGGTGCCCCCGCGCCCGGAGGAGACCTTCGGCGCGCGGCTGCGCAAGGCCCTGGACACCCGGGGCCCGCTGTGCGTGGGCATCGATCCGCACGCCGCCCTGCTGGGCGCGTGGAGCCTGCCGGACTCGCCGTCCGGCCTCGAGCGCTTCGCGCTCACCATGGTCGAGGCGCTGGCCGACCGGATCGCGGTGCTCAAGCCGCAGTCCTCGTTCTTCGAGCGCTTCGGCTCGGCCGGCATCGCCGTGCTCGAGCGCACCGTCGCCGAGGCCCGCTCGGCCGGCGCGCTGGTGATCCTCGACGCCAAGCGCGGCGACATCGGCTCGACGGTGGAGGCCTACGCGGACGCGTACCTGGACCCGTCCTCGCCGCTGTTCTCCGACGCCGTGACGGTCTCGCCCTACCTGGGCTTCGGCGCCCTCGAGCCCTTCCTCGGCGCCGCCGAACGCAACGGCTGCGGCGTGTTCGTGCTCGCCTTCACCTCCAACCCGGAAGGCGCCTCGGTCCAGCGGGCCGCGACGCCCGACGGCCGCACCGTCGGCGGCGCGATCCTGGCCCAAGCCGCCGAGCGCAACGGGACGGCCGCGCCGATGGGCCCGATCGGCGCCGTCATCGGCGCGACGCTCACCGACCCGATCCCGTTCGACCTCGCCACCCTCAACGGCGCCCTGCTCGCCCCGGGCCTCGGTGCCCAGGGCGCGACCCCGCAGGATCTGCGCGCCGTCTTCGGCGAAGCGCTGCCGAACGTGATCCCGTCGATGTCGCGCGAGGTCCTGCGCCACGGCCCCGACGTCCCCGTGCTGCGCCGTGTGGCTCGGCAGGCCGTCAAGGACTGCCGCATCGCCCTCGGCTACGCCCACCCGACGGACTGAGCCGGACCCGACGGACTGTGCCCGACCCGGCGGGGGGAGCGGGTCGAGCGGCAGGGCAGGGGCACGGACGCAACTGACGGTATGTCAGCTTTTCTCCATCATACCGTCAGTTGGCCCGCGGTGACCCCATTTCTGCTATCAGCAGAATTCGCCTGACGGGCCCTCGAAAGCACCGATCCGGGGAACCTCGTCCCCGGTCGGGCCGTTGATCACGGTATGGAATTCGTGAAACTCGGTTCGACCGGCCTCGAGGTGTCCCCGATCGCTTTGGGCTGCATGAGCTTCGGCGACCCGGCCCGCGGCGGCCACCAGTGGGTCGTGCGCGAGCCGGAGGCGCGCGGGTACATCCAGCGTGCGCTCGAAGCGGGCGTGAACTTCTTCGACACCGCCAACTCGTACTCGGGCGGCTCCAGCGAGGAGATCGTCGGCCGCGCGCTCAAGGACTTCGCCGACCGCGACCAGGTCGTGATCGCGACGAAGGTGTACTTCGGCACCAGGAAGGGCCCGAACGGCGGAGGGCTCTCGCGCAAGGCGATCCTCGCCGACGTCGACCACAGCCTGCGCCGCCTCGGCACCGACTACATCGACCTGTACCAGATCCACCGCTTCGACGGCACGACCCCGCTCGAGGAGACGCTCGAGGCGCTCCACGACGTGGTCAAGGCCGGCAAGGTGCGCTACCTCGGCGCCTCGTCCATGTACGCCTGGCAGTTCGCGAAGGCGCTGTACCTGCAGCGGCACCACGGCTGGGCGCGGTTCGTGAGCATGCAAGACCACTACAACCTGCTCTACCGCGAGGAGGAGCGGGAGATGCTGCCGCTGTGCCGGGAGGAGGGCATCGGCGTCATCCCGTGGAGCCCGCTCGCCCGCGGCCGGCTGACCAGGGACTGGGAGGAGGACACGCAGCGCCAGGAGACCGACCGCTTCGCGACCGGCCTGTACCAGGAAGGCGACCGCGCGATCGTCGAGGCCGTCGCCCGCATCGCCGCCAAGCGCGCCATCCCGCGCGCCCAAGTCGCGCTGGCCTGGGTGGCGAGCCGCCCGGGTGTGACCGCGCCGATCGTGGGCACGAGCAAGCCGCACCATCTCGACGACGCGCTCGCGGCGCTCGAGGTCGAGCTGAGCCCGGAGGAGGTGGAGGAACTCGAGGCGCCGTATACCCCACACGAGATCTCCGGCATCGAAGTCTGAGGCCGGCGGAGTAGCCGCGCCCGCGGGCGCAGGGACATCCGCGGACGGGAGACCGTCCGCGGACGCGGAATCGTCTGCGGACGCTGCGTCGGTCGCGCACGGTTCGTCGCCTGCGGAGGGCGTGGTTCGCGTGCCCGCGCCGGCCGCTGGTGCCGGTGCTGCGGACGGCGTGGCCCCCGCGTCTGCTCTCGCAGCATACGACGCGCCGTCCGCCGCGCCTGCCGCGCCTGCGCCGTCCGCCACGCCTGCGGCATCGCCCGCGCCACCGTCCTCCGACGCGGCGCCGCCGCTGTGGCGCAACCGCGACTACGCGGGCTGGTGGCTCAGCTCCCTGGTTTCCTCGCTGGGCAGCTCGATGTCGCAGATCACGTATCCGCTGCTGATGCTGTACGCGACCGGGTCGGTGGCGCGCGCCGGCGTCGTCGGCGCCTGCCTCAACCTGGGCGGCCTCGCCACGACGCTTCCGGGCGGCGTGATCGCCGACCGGTTTCCGCGGCGGCCGGTCATCATCGCGTGCTACATCGGGCAGGCGATCGGCACCGGCACGGTCGTCTACGCGGTGGCGCGCGGCCATGTCAATGTTCTGCACATCGCCTTGGTGGCGCTGATCCAGGGCATGCTCAACGGCATCAGCGGCGCCGCGCTCGCTCCGGTGCTGCGCCGACTCGTGCATCCGGATCAGTTCCCGGCGATGTCCGCGGCGCGGCAGGGCCGGGACATGGGCGCTTCGCTGATCGGCCCGCCGGTGGGCGGCATGCTGTTCACGATCGCGCGCTGGCTGCCGTTCCTGGGCGACGCGGTGTCTTTCGCCGTCGCCGCCGTCGGCGTGGCCGCGATCCGACGTCCGCTCGGGCCGGATCGTGCGCGCAAACGGCCCTTGCGCGCTCGATCGGCCGCATTCGCCGAGTCCGCAGAACCAGCAGAACCCGCAGAGCCCCCGGAATCGGCCGGGCGCACCGACACCGACACCGACGCGGATGCCGTCACGCACCCCGAGGCCGCGGCCGAAACCGTGCCGCCTCCGGCCGGGATACGGGCTGCGGCGGCGGAGATCCGGGCCGGCGTCGCGTTCATCGTCCGGCATCCGTTCCTGCGTTTCGCGGTGCCGTGGGCCGCGTTGGTCAACGCGCTGGCGACCGGGCTCGTGCTGCTCGTCATCGCGCTGCTCAAGGACCGCGGGGCCGGGCCCAGCGCCATCGGGGCCATCACGTCCGCCGCGGCCGTGGGCGGGCTCCTGGGCGCCGTCTGCGCGCCGTTGCTGGCTCGCCGCATCAGTGGACGCGCACTCGTCCTGTCCGCCTCCTGGGCCGTCGTGCTGGCCTCTGTGGGGGTCGCCTACGCGCCGAAGCCCTGGCAGATCGGCGTGATCGGCGCCGCGCTCGTCTTCCTCATCGTGCCGCTGACCGTCGTGCTCGAGACTTACGAGCTGCGCGTCGTCCCGGAAGCCTTGCTCGGACGGGTTCTCTCGGCCCGGCAGTTCGCCGTCAGCAGCCTGCTGTGGACCTCCACGCCCGTCGCCGGCGTGCTCGCGGACTCGTTCGGGCCCGCTTCGGCCGTACTCGTGCTCGCGGGCTGCTTCGGCGTGACCGCCTTGTGGACCACGGCTTCCCGCGCCGTGCGCCTCGTCGATGTGGACCCCGGCACGGACCCCGGCACGGACTCGGCCGCGGACCCCGATGCGGGTTCTGATCCGGCTCTCGATCCGCCCCGCGGAACCGTTCGCTGAAACGAACTCCGCGCCGGTTTCCAACCCCGCGCGAAGCGAACTCCGATGCGAACTCCGCGCCCGCACCCGCCGATCGTCCCGCTCTGCGAGACGGTCGAACTCGATATTAGGGCGCCGAATCGGGCCCGAGAACGCTCCCACGACCGCCGCGACTAGGGGTCCGAGGTGCCGTTTCCGCCCTCCCGGGGCCGGGATCAGGCACGGCGTCGGGATAACCAGGCCACGAATAATTTGGACAAAGAACTCTCATTCGGGACGAAATCCGGCCCTCGGGAGGGTGAATAGGCGGATCCGCTGCACACGGCGCGCCCGACTCCGGTACGCTCCGGTTTTATCGCAGACCAGCAGGGGTGTCACCTTGCAACCCACGCGGGAAGCGACTAGGTTCCGGCAACGGACCACCGAGCCGACCGGCCGGGCGAAACGTCACACCCGAGCATTCGGGACCCGAGCTCTCGGGACCCGCGATCATCGGGCTGAGGCCTTCGTGCGCGGGCGGCTCAACCCCCCACAATCCGATTCGATGTCATTGAGGTGAATTGGCGTGGCTCTCCCGCCCCTCACTCCCGAACAGCGCCAGGCTGCCCTGGAAAAGGCCGCCGCGGCCCGCCGCGAGCGTGCTGAGGTGAAGAACCGCCTCAAGCACTCCGGCGCCTCCCTTTCCGAGGTCGTCCAGGAAGGCCAGAAGAACCCGGTCATCGGCAAGATGCGGGTCTCGGCCCTGCTCGAGTCCCTGCCGGGCGTCGGCAAGGTCCGGGCCAAGCAGATCATGGAGCGGCTCTCCATCTCCGAGAACCGCCGCGTCGGCGGCCTCGGCGCCAACCAGATCGCGGCGCTCGAGCGCGAGTTCGGTTCGGCCAAGTAGGCAAGTGAGCACGACCGCGGCCGTCGAGGCCCGCGGTGGATCAGAGCCCTCATAGCCGAGGGCGGCACGGGGCACGGGGCTCGGCCTTGCAAACCGTGGCAGTGGCGTGTCGTCCGGTTCGCCATTCCGATGGCGTACCGGCGATGCGCTAGGCTCAGGTCGTGTGACGACCTCGACCGATACCGCGCGCCCCGAACCACCGAACGGCCACCGGCCCCGGCTGGTGGTGCTCTCCGGGCCCTCGGCGGTCGGCAAGAGCACCGTGCTCGCGCATCTGCGGGCCCAGCACCCTGAGATCTGGCTGTCCGTCTCCGCCACCACCCGCCACCCGCGGCCGGGCGAGATCGACGGCAAGCACTACCGCTTCGTCGACCAGGACGGCTTCGACAAGCTGATCGCCAACAGCGAGCTGCTCGAATGGGCCGAGTTCGCCGGCAACCGCTACGGCACCCCGCGCCAGCCCGTGCTGGACAGGCTCGCCGAGGGCGACGCCACCCTGCTCGAGATCGACGTGCAGGGGGCCCGGCAGGTGCGCGAGGCGATGCCCGAGGCCCTGTTGGTCTTCCTGGCCCCGCCGAGCTGGGAGGAGCTGGTGAACCGGCTCACCAAGCGGGGCACCGAGCCGCCCGAGGTCCAGGAGCGCCGGCTGGCCGCGGCGCGCGACGAACTGGCCGCCGAGACCGAGTTCGACGTCACCCTGGTGAACACGTCCGTCGAGGACGTGGCGCGCGAACTGTTAACCTTGATGGGTGTCGGCTGAGCCGAATCCGGCCTTCGCCCACACGCGATCCCCACTCGTCCAAGCCGTGAGGTCCAAGCCTTGTCCATGACCGAGCCCGAAGGCATCATCAACCCGCCGATCGACGAGCTGCTCGAGGCGACCGACTCCAAGTACAGCCTGGTCATCTACGCGGCCAAGCGCGCTCGCCAGATCAACGCCTACTACTCCCAGCTCGGCGAGGGCCTGCTGGAGTACGTCGGCCCGCTCGTCGACACGCACGTGCACGAGAAGCCGCTGTCCATCGCGCTGCGCGAGATCAACGCCGGCCTGCTGACCGCGGAGCCGATCGAGCCGACCACGCCGGCTTCGCCGACCTCGCTCTGACCGGCGGCTGAGGAGCCCTCATGGCGGCGAGTGCGGACGCGGCGGACTTCCCCGCGACGGCCTCCCGCCCCCGCGTCGTGCTCGGCGTGGGCGGGGGCATCGCCGCCTACAAGGTCTGCGAGCTGCTGCGCCGGCTGACCGAGTCCGGGCATGAAGTCCGGGTCGTGCCCACGGCCAGCGCGCTGCACTTCGTCGGCGCCCCCACCTGGGAGGCGCTGTCGGGGCACCCGGTCTCCGCGGAGGTCTGGCAGGACGTGCCGCAGGTGCCGCACGTGCGCCTCGGCCAGCACGCCGACCTCGTCGTGGTCGCGCCGGCGACGGCCGACCTGCTCGCCCGGGCCGCGCACGGCCTGGCCGACGACCTGCTGACGAACACGCTGCTCACCGCCCGGTGCCCGGTGCTCTTCGCCCCGGCCATGCACACCGAGATGTGGCTGCACCCGGCCACCCAGGAGAACGTCGCCACGCTGCGCCGCCGCGGCGCGATCGTGCTCGACCCCGCGGTGGGCCGGCTGACCGGGGCCGATTCCGGGCCCGGGCGGCTGCCCGACCCGGAGGAGATCTTCGCCGCGGCGCTCGCCGTGCTGCGGCGCGGCGCTTCCGCGCCCGACCTGGCCGGCCTGCGCGTGCTGGTGACCGCGGGCGGCACCCGTGAGCCGCTCGACCCGGTCCGCTACCTGGGCAACCGCTCCTCCGGCCTGCAGGGTTACGCGCTCGCCCGGGCCGCGCTGGCCCGCGGCGCCGAGGTCACCCTGGTCGCCGCCAACGTCTCGCTGCCCGACCCGGCCGGGGCGAAGATGCTGCGCGCCGGCACCGCGCTGGAGCTGCGCGAGCAGGTGCTCGCCGCCGCGCCCGAGGCGGACGTGGTGGTCATGAGCGCGGCGGTGGCCGACTTCCGCCCCGCCGACTACGCCGGCGCCAAGATCAAGAAGAGCGACGACACCTCCGCCCCCACGCTGCGGCTCGTGCAGAACCCGCACATCCTGCGCGAGATCGCCCGCGAGCGCTCGCGTCCGGGGCAGACGGTCGTGGGCTTCGCCGCCGAGACCGGGGACGCGGAGCACTCCGCTCTCGACCTCGGCCGCCGCAAGCTCGCCAAGTACGGCGTGGACCTCCTGGTCGTCAACGAGGTCGGCGCCGACAAGGTCTTCGGCCGGCCCGAGACCGAGGCGGTGATCGTGGAGACGGGCGGCGCGGAGACTCCGGTGCCGCCGGGTTCCAAGGCCGTCTTGGCGGAGCTGATCTGGGACTGCG
This genomic window from Actinospica robiniae DSM 44927 contains:
- the pyrF gene encoding orotidine-5'-phosphate decarboxylase, with amino-acid sequence MPPRPEETFGARLRKALDTRGPLCVGIDPHAALLGAWSLPDSPSGLERFALTMVEALADRIAVLKPQSSFFERFGSAGIAVLERTVAEARSAGALVILDAKRGDIGSTVEAYADAYLDPSSPLFSDAVTVSPYLGFGALEPFLGAAERNGCGVFVLAFTSNPEGASVQRAATPDGRTVGGAILAQAAERNGTAAPMGPIGAVIGATLTDPIPFDLATLNGALLAPGLGAQGATPQDLRAVFGEALPNVIPSMSREVLRHGPDVPVLRRVARQAVKDCRIALGYAHPTD
- a CDS encoding aldo/keto reductase codes for the protein MEFVKLGSTGLEVSPIALGCMSFGDPARGGHQWVVREPEARGYIQRALEAGVNFFDTANSYSGGSSEEIVGRALKDFADRDQVVIATKVYFGTRKGPNGGGLSRKAILADVDHSLRRLGTDYIDLYQIHRFDGTTPLEETLEALHDVVKAGKVRYLGASSMYAWQFAKALYLQRHHGWARFVSMQDHYNLLYREEEREMLPLCREEGIGVIPWSPLARGRLTRDWEEDTQRQETDRFATGLYQEGDRAIVEAVARIAAKRAIPRAQVALAWVASRPGVTAPIVGTSKPHHLDDALAALEVELSPEEVEELEAPYTPHEISGIEV
- a CDS encoding MFS transporter, coding for MPAPAAGAGAADGVAPASALAAYDAPSAAPAAPAPSATPAASPAPPSSDAAPPLWRNRDYAGWWLSSLVSSLGSSMSQITYPLLMLYATGSVARAGVVGACLNLGGLATTLPGGVIADRFPRRPVIIACYIGQAIGTGTVVYAVARGHVNVLHIALVALIQGMLNGISGAALAPVLRRLVHPDQFPAMSAARQGRDMGASLIGPPVGGMLFTIARWLPFLGDAVSFAVAAVGVAAIRRPLGPDRARKRPLRARSAAFAESAEPAEPAEPPESAGRTDTDTDADAVTHPEAAAETVPPPAGIRAAAAEIRAGVAFIVRHPFLRFAVPWAALVNALATGLVLLVIALLKDRGAGPSAIGAITSAAAVGGLLGAVCAPLLARRISGRALVLSASWAVVLASVGVAYAPKPWQIGVIGAALVFLIVPLTVVLETYELRVVPEALLGRVLSARQFAVSSLLWTSTPVAGVLADSFGPASAVLVLAGCFGVTALWTTASRAVRLVDVDPGTDPGTDSAADPDAGSDPALDPPRGTVR
- the mihF gene encoding integration host factor, actinobacterial type, whose translation is MALPPLTPEQRQAALEKAAAARRERAEVKNRLKHSGASLSEVVQEGQKNPVIGKMRVSALLESLPGVGKVRAKQIMERLSISENRRVGGLGANQIAALEREFGSAK
- the gmk gene encoding guanylate kinase, with the protein product MTTSTDTARPEPPNGHRPRLVVLSGPSAVGKSTVLAHLRAQHPEIWLSVSATTRHPRPGEIDGKHYRFVDQDGFDKLIANSELLEWAEFAGNRYGTPRQPVLDRLAEGDATLLEIDVQGARQVREAMPEALLVFLAPPSWEELVNRLTKRGTEPPEVQERRLAAARDELAAETEFDVTLVNTSVEDVARELLTLMGVG
- the rpoZ gene encoding DNA-directed RNA polymerase subunit omega → MTEPEGIINPPIDELLEATDSKYSLVIYAAKRARQINAYYSQLGEGLLEYVGPLVDTHVHEKPLSIALREINAGLLTAEPIEPTTPASPTSL
- the coaBC gene encoding bifunctional phosphopantothenoylcysteine decarboxylase/phosphopantothenate--cysteine ligase CoaBC gives rise to the protein MAASADAADFPATASRPRVVLGVGGGIAAYKVCELLRRLTESGHEVRVVPTASALHFVGAPTWEALSGHPVSAEVWQDVPQVPHVRLGQHADLVVVAPATADLLARAAHGLADDLLTNTLLTARCPVLFAPAMHTEMWLHPATQENVATLRRRGAIVLDPAVGRLTGADSGPGRLPDPEEIFAAALAVLRRGASAPDLAGLRVLVTAGGTREPLDPVRYLGNRSSGLQGYALARAALARGAEVTLVAANVSLPDPAGAKMLRAGTALELREQVLAAAPEADVVVMSAAVADFRPADYAGAKIKKSDDTSAPTLRLVQNPHILREIARERSRPGQTVVGFAAETGDAEHSALDLGRRKLAKYGVDLLVVNEVGADKVFGRPETEAVIVETGGAETPVPPGSKAVLAELIWDCVLAWRARAAEPGL